The Comamonas testosteroni genome contains the following window.
GAGCGCGAGCTGACGGTTCCTCTGTATTCGCTGGCCCATGTGGCGAGCACGCTGGAGCAGGTCCAGGCCAGGGCCTATGGACAGAGCTTCGAACCCCATCCTGCGGTGACGTTACGTTTTCAGGATGCCGGGCATATTCTTGGCTCGGCCATTGTGGAGCTGTGGCTGGCAGATGGCCATGGCGGCACGCGCAAGCTGGTGGCCAGCGGCGATCTGGGCCAGCCGGGGCGGGTGATTCTGCGCGATCCCACGCCGATCATGGACGCCGATGTGCTGCTCATCGAGTCTACCTATGGCGATCGGCAGCACAAGAGCACGGGCGATACCCTGGAGGAGCTGGTCGATGTGGTCACGCGCACGGTTCCCCATGGCAATGTGGTCATCCCGGCATTTGCCGTGGGGCGCACGCAGGAGCTGCTCTATCACTTTCTGCAGCTGATCCAGCAGCGACGCCTGCCGCCGGTAGAGATATTTGTGGATTCGCCCATGGCGGTTGCGGCCACCGATATCACGCTGCGGCACTTCGGCGTGTTCGACGAGGAGGCCAGGCAGTTGCTGGGCAGCGTCAGGAGACTCAAGGAGTCGCCGCACATTCATTTCATCAGCGATGTGGAGGACTCCATCAAGCTCAACCGCATCAAGAGCGGCGCGGTCATCATCTCGGCCAGCGGCATGTGCGATGCGGGGCGGGTGCTGCATCATCTGAAGAACAATCTGTCGAGGCCCGAGTGTGCGGTGGTGATCTGCGGTTTTCAGGCTGAAGGTTCGCTGGGTCGCAGGCTGGTCGACGGTGCCACGCTGGTGCGCCTGTTTGGAGATGAGGTCGAGGTCCGTGCCGGCATCCATACCCTGGGTGGCTTTTCGGCCCATGCCGACCAGCAGGCCCTGTTGGACTGGGCGGCCGCGTTCACCCGCCCACCGCAGCAGACCTTTGTGGTGCATGGGGAGCCGCATGCCTCCCTGGCCTTGGCCACGCTGCTGCACGAGCGCCTGCATTTCTCGGTGCGGGTTCCGCAGCCGGGCCAGGTCTTCGAGTTCTAGAACCTGCCAGGAGTCTCCGAGATGCGGAATCCTCCTTGCGCGCGGCCTGTTGCATGATGTTCTGGAGGCGAAGCCTGATGCCGGTCGAGGCCGGTTTCGCGCAGCGGCTTTTCGGCACTACGCTGGATGAACTGCTGCCCGGCATGCGTCTGCATGTGCGGCGTCTGGGCGATACCAGGCGCGCGCTCTCCCTGGGCGGCGGGCGCATCTATCTGCCGCGCAGCTTTTTTGAGCACCGGGACCCGCATGAGCCGCTGCGGCTTGCCCACCCTGTGGTGGCAGGCGTCTTCGCCCATGAGTTGCTGCATCAGTGGCAGCGCCTGCAAGGCAGGGCGGTGACCTGGGAGGCGTTGGGCCTGCATCTGCGTGCGGCATGCCTGCGGCACAATCCCTATCACTATCAGGCCTGTGCAGATCCGCATCAGATGCTGAAGTGCTTTCTGGACGCAAGCGTGGAGCAGCAGGGGCAGATCTGGCAGGACCATGTTCAGGCCCTGGTGCAGGGCCAGCCGCTGGCCTGCATGTGCCTGATTGCCGAGCATGTGCTCAAGGCTCAAACTGGCCAATCCAGGTCGGGCCGAGCCAGAAAAGGCTAGGCAGCCGGGTTGAGTGCGGCTATGAGATCGTGTTCGTCCACATCGCGCGCCGCGCCGAAGCCCGCGACATGCCTGCCGCCTTGCGGCGTGATGCAGACAAAACGAAAGTCGCCCAGCGCCGTCATGGGCTCGGCTTCGGGAAAGCGCGTCAGATAGCTGGCACGGGCGCCTTGCCACAGGCCGCTGTCGCGCGGGGGCGTGGATGCCACGCCCCGAATGCTGATGCGCTCCAGCGCATGCACAGCTTCGCCAGCGGACTCTGGCCTGCTCACCAGCAGGCTGACGGCAGGATGCTGCTCCATGGCCTGTGTATGACTGGCCAGCGCACTGACATGCAGTATCAGGCAGCTGAATTCGCCACTCCAGGCCCAGGGCACCAGCGACAGGCCCGGGGCGGGGAGATATCCGGGGGCTGATGAGCCGGCCTGCGGCTGAACGGCCAGTGCGGCGGTACGCTGACTGGCGAGTAGCTGGCGCAGCGACTGCTGCAGGCGCGATTCATGAGGCATTTGCGCATGGTAAGCCAGTGCGCGGGGTCGGACCAGCTTGAGCCGCGTCAGGCCGCGCCGACCGTCACCTGCGTGACCGACTGTTGGGGCCATCCCGGATGCCGGGCCGAGGTTGCAGGCCTAGTCTTGCGGACTGATTAGTCCACCCGGACTATGTATACGCTTTTCTGATTGCCTGACTCATGCCCGCTCACCACAAGTTTTGGCCCAATCGGCTGCCACATTCCATCACCGTTCCCGTGACCAGTGTCTGGGAAAACCTTGCTATCAATGCCCGGCGTTATCCGGACAAGGCCGCGCTGGTGTTTCTGGGGCGCACCACGACCTACAGGCAACTGTGCGAGGGTACGGAGCGCATGGCCGCCTATCTGCATGGCCTGGGCGTGCAGAAAGGCGACCGCGTCATCGTGCTGATGCAAAACAGCTCGCAACTGGTACTGGCGCATTACGCCATTTTTCGAGCCAATGCGGTAGTTGTACCGGTCAACCCCATGAATACGGCGGAGGAGCTCAAGCACTACATCACGGATTCGGGCGCCAAGGTGGCCATCACCACGGCTGATCTGGCGCCGGAGCTGGCCAAGGCCAGCAATGCCTTGCCGCAGTCCGAAGCATTGCAGCACTTGCTGGTCACCCGATTCACCGACGGTTTTGATGCCGATGTGCAAGGGCCGGATGCACCGCCCGAAGCCTGGCGCAACTGGCTGCTGGGCGAGCGCGAGCCTGCCAGCCTGAACCACGGCCAGGTCCATGCCTGGACGCAGGCCCTGGCCTGTAGCGAGCTGCCGCCACCGCATACCGCGGGTCGTGACGACCTAGCCTTGCTGCCCTATACCAGCGGTACCACGGGCCAGCCCAAGGGCTGCATGCACCTGCACCGCAGCATCAACCACAACGCCGTCTCCGGTGCGCTGTGGGGCACGGGCACCAGCGAGAACGTGGTGCTCGCCGTCGTGCCCATGTTTCACATCACGGGCATGGTGTCCGTGCTGCACAGCGCCATCTACGTGGGGGCGACGCTGATCATCATGCCGCGCTGGGAGCGTGAGCTGGCCGGGCGCCTGATCTCGCACTATCAGGTCACCAGCTGGACCAATATCCCGACCATGGTGATCGATCTGCTGGCCAGCCCCAACTTCGCGTCCTTCGATCTGTCCAGCCTCAAATACATCGGCGGCGGCGGCGCCGCCATGCCCCAGGCCGTGGCCCAGCGACTGCTGGAGCAGTACGGCCTGCGCTTTTGCGAGGGCTATGGTCTGACCGAAACCGCCGCACCTTCACACAGCAATCCGCCCGACCATCCCAAGCAGCAATGTCTGGGCATACCCTTCATGAGCACCGATGCGCGCGTGATCAGCCCCGACACGCTGGAAGAGGTCGCCCAGGGGGAGCAGGGCGAGATCGTGGTCAACGGCCCCGAGGTGTTTGAAGGCTACTGGCAACGTCCCGAGGCGACCGAGCAAAGCTTTATGGAGCTGGATGGCAAGCGCTTTTTCCGCACCGGGGACCTGGGGCGCGTGGATGAGGATGGCTACTTCTTCATCACCGACCGGCTCAAGCGCATGATCAATGCCAGCGGCTTCAAGGTATGGCCGGCCGAGGTGGAATCGCTGATGTTCCGCCATCCCGCGATTCAGGAGGCCTGCGTGATCTCCGCCAAGGATGCCTATCGCGGCGAGACCGTCAAGGCCGTGGTCGTGTTGCGTGCCGGCCATGAGACTACGACGGCAGAGCAGATCATCCAGTGGTGCCATGACAATATGGCGGTCTACAAGGCACCGCGCCTGGTGCAGTTCGTGACGGCTTTGCCCAAGAGCGGCAGCGGCAAGGTGATGTGGCGAATGCTGCAGGAGCAGGAAGCCGCAGTCTGAAGTGCAAAGAGGGGGAATGGCGGAAAGCAGCTGGAGTCGAACCAACCCGGGAGCGGCTGACGCCCCCCACCGGGTTTGAAGCCCGGCCGCGCCACCGGGCACGATTGCCTTCCTTGGAGTCAAGAGTGGCAGCTGTCACTCTTGTAGAAGATAGGACAGTGATTGTAGCCACCAATCCGGCACTTGATGACAAGCTGCACGACAATGCCTCATGTCACGGTCTACTCTGATTTGATAGCTTGTAGCGTACGCTGGATAAGGAATCTGAATTGATTTCTACCTGTTTTCCTTTCAGGCTCAGCGTGGCGTGCTATTCCAATGCACATCAGGGCGCAGCAGATGGGCGTCGCGCACGCGGCGTGTGTAGCCGGTGCGGTCGAAGAATTCGAGAATCT
Protein-coding sequences here:
- a CDS encoding long-chain fatty acid--CoA ligase, translating into MPAHHKFWPNRLPHSITVPVTSVWENLAINARRYPDKAALVFLGRTTTYRQLCEGTERMAAYLHGLGVQKGDRVIVLMQNSSQLVLAHYAIFRANAVVVPVNPMNTAEELKHYITDSGAKVAITTADLAPELAKASNALPQSEALQHLLVTRFTDGFDADVQGPDAPPEAWRNWLLGEREPASLNHGQVHAWTQALACSELPPPHTAGRDDLALLPYTSGTTGQPKGCMHLHRSINHNAVSGALWGTGTSENVVLAVVPMFHITGMVSVLHSAIYVGATLIIMPRWERELAGRLISHYQVTSWTNIPTMVIDLLASPNFASFDLSSLKYIGGGGAAMPQAVAQRLLEQYGLRFCEGYGLTETAAPSHSNPPDHPKQQCLGIPFMSTDARVISPDTLEEVAQGEQGEIVVNGPEVFEGYWQRPEATEQSFMELDGKRFFRTGDLGRVDEDGYFFITDRLKRMINASGFKVWPAEVESLMFRHPAIQEACVISAKDAYRGETVKAVVVLRAGHETTTAEQIIQWCHDNMAVYKAPRLVQFVTALPKSGSGKVMWRMLQEQEAAV
- a CDS encoding pyridoxamine 5'-phosphate oxidase, whose product is MPHESRLQQSLRQLLASQRTAALAVQPQAGSSAPGYLPAPGLSLVPWAWSGEFSCLILHVSALASHTQAMEQHPAVSLLVSRPESAGEAVHALERISIRGVASTPPRDSGLWQGARASYLTRFPEAEPMTALGDFRFVCITPQGGRHVAGFGAARDVDEHDLIAALNPAA
- a CDS encoding MBL fold metallo-hydrolase RNA specificity domain-containing protein, with translation MNITFHGAAQSVTGSCFLVEAHGCRFLIDCGMAQGGREADEHNQQAFAFDAAGLDFVVLTHAHIDHSGLLPKLVAQGFKGPIYATLSTKDLLEVLLKDSAHIQMMDAERAARRRREGRGRERELTVPLYSLAHVASTLEQVQARAYGQSFEPHPAVTLRFQDAGHILGSAIVELWLADGHGGTRKLVASGDLGQPGRVILRDPTPIMDADVLLIESTYGDRQHKSTGDTLEELVDVVTRTVPHGNVVIPAFAVGRTQELLYHFLQLIQQRRLPPVEIFVDSPMAVAATDITLRHFGVFDEEARQLLGSVRRLKESPHIHFISDVEDSIKLNRIKSGAVIISASGMCDAGRVLHHLKNNLSRPECAVVICGFQAEGSLGRRLVDGATLVRLFGDEVEVRAGIHTLGGFSAHADQQALLDWAAAFTRPPQQTFVVHGEPHASLALATLLHERLHFSVRVPQPGQVFEF